The following is a genomic window from Streptomyces sp. NBC_01381.
CTCGGCGTACCTCTGAGGGCCGTGGCGGCATGAGGTCCGGGCAGGGTGCATGGGCTTCTTCTCGCACGTCAGCTGGGGGACCGCCGGGCCGTCTGTGGGCCGTCCAAGGGGGGCCCACGGCGACCAGTGGTGACCAACGACGACCACCACCGATAGGCGGTGACCTGGCCGGGCCCCAACCGTCTGCGACACTGGAATCACCATGCCTGTACCCGGAGAACTCACCTTCGTCGCGCCCCGCGGAGCCAAGAAGCCGCCGCGGCATCTCGCCGACCTCACGCCCGCCGAGCGCAAGGAAGCCGTCGCCGCCGCCGGCGAGAAACCGTTTCGCGCCAAGCAGCTCTCGCAGCACTACTTCGCGCGGTACGCGCACGACCCGGAGCAGTGGACCGACATTCCCGCCGGGTCCCGCGGCAAGCTCCAGGAGGCGCTGCTTCCCGAGCTGATGTCCGTGGTGCGGCACATCAGCTGTGACGACGACACCACCCGTAAGACGCTGTGGCGGCTCTTCGACGGGACGCTCGTCGAGTCCGTGCTCATGCGCTATCCGGACCGGGTGACGATGTGCATCTCGTCGCAGGCCGGGTGCGGGATGAACTGCCCGTTCTGTGCGACGGGGCAGGCCGGTCTCGACCGGAATCTGTCGACCGCCGAGATCGTGCACCAGATCGTGGACGGGATGCGTGCGCTGCGGGACGGGGAGATCCCCGGTGGGCCCGCGCGGCTGAGCAACATCGTCTTCATGGGGATGGGCGAGCCGCTCGCCAACTACAACCGGGTGATCGGGGCGATCCGCAGGCTGACCGATCCCGAGCCGGACGGTGTCGGGCTCTCGCAGCGCGGCATCACCGTGTCGACCGTCGGGCTCGTGCCCGCCATCCACCGGTTCGCCGACGAGGGCTTCAAGTGCCGCCTCGCGATCTCCCTGCACGCGCCCGACGACGAGCTGCGCGACACCCTCGTACCCGTCAATACGCGGTGGAACGTGCGGGAGGTGCTGGATGCCGGCTGGGAGTACGCGGCCAAGTCCGGGCGCCGGCTTTCCATCGAGTACGCGCTGATCAGGGACATCAACGACCACGCGTGGCGCGGTGACCGGCTCGGGCGGCTGCTCAAGAACAAGCCCGTGCATGTGAACCTGATCCCGCTGAACCCGACGCCGGGCTCGAAGTGGACGGCATCGCGGCCGGAGGACGAGAAGGCCTTCGTGGACGCCATCGCCGCTCATGGGGTGCCTGTCACGGTTCGTGACACCCGTGGCCAGGAGATCGACGGGGCGTGCGGTCAGCTCGCCGCGTCGGAGCGTTAGGCTGGCCGAAACACAACTTCATAGCCGAAACACATCTTCATATTCCGACAGGGGAGCGCCACAGCGCTGAGAGTGCGGCAGCCAAGGACAGGTTGGCCGCAGACCCTCTGAACCTTGCCCGGGTCATTCCGGGTAGGAAGTTCGGACATCACTCAAGCTGTTGCGCCCTGCCCGCGGACCCTTCCGGTCCGTGGGCAGGGCCGCGTCTCTTCCTGGTCACCCCCAGGAGGATTGAATTCAGTGAGCACCACCAAGAAGGTCACGGTCACCGCCGTCGCGGTGACCCTCGGGATCGTCGCGCTCTCCGCTTGCGGCAGCTCCGACGGCAGCGGCGACAACGCCGCAGACTCCAAGAACGTCACGCTGGTCAGCCATGACTCCTTCGCCGTCTCCAAGGACGTACTGAAGGAGTTCGAGAAGCGGTCCGGCTACAAGGTCAGCGTTCTCAAGGACGGGGACGCAGGCGCCGCCGTGAACAAGGCGATCCTGTCCAAGGACAACCCGCAGGGCGATGTCTTCTTCGGCGTCGACAACACCCTGCTCTCGCGGGCGCTCGACAACGACCTCTTCCAGTCGTACGAGGCCAAGGGCTCGGACCAGATCGCCTCGCAGTTCCGCGTCGATCAGGACAAGCACCGGGTGACGCCCGTCGACAGCGGCGACATCTGCGTCAACTACGACAAGAAGTACTTCGCCGACAAGAAGCTGGCGCCGCCGAAGTCCTTCGACGATCTGGTCAAGCCCGCCTACAAGAACCTCCTCGTGACCGAGAACGCGTCGACCTCGTCGCCCGGGCTCGGCTTCCTGCTCGGCACCGCCGCCCAGTACGGCGACGACGGCTGGCAGGGCTACTGGAAGAAGCTCAAGGCCAACGGCGTCAAGGTCGTCGACGGCTGGGAGCAGGCCTACAGCGAGGAGTTCTCCGGCTCCACCGGCGGCAAGAAGGCCAAGGGCGACCGGCCGCTCGTCGTCTCCTACGCCTCGTCGCCGCCCGTCGAGGTGCTCTACGCCAAGCCGCAGCCCAAGGAGGCGCCGACCGGCGTCGCGACCGGCACCTGCTTCCGGCAGGTCGAGTACGCGGGTCTGCTCGGCAACGCCAAGAACGAGAAGGGCGGCAAGGCGCTGCTCGACTTCCTGATCAGCACCGAGTTCCAGCAGGACATGCCGCTGAACATGTTCGTGAACCCGGTGCGGGAGGGCGTCGAGCTGCCCGAGCTGTTCGTCAAGCACGGCGTGAAGGTCGACGAGCCGGAGACCATGGCCCCGAAGAAGATCGCCGACAACCGTGATCAGTGGGTCAAGTCGTGGACCTCGCTCGTACTGAAGTAAAGGCCCCCGCTCGTAAGGGGTTCACGCGCGGGAGCGCGGCTCGGCTCGGTCTCATGGCCGTGCCCGTCGCGTTCTTCGCGGTCTTCTTCGCCTATCCGGTCGCCGCGATCGTCGCGCGCGGCCTGAAGGTGGACGGGGAGTGGCAGTTCGGGCGGATCGCGGAGGTCATCGGGCAGTCCGACGTGCGGCACGTGCTGTGGTTCACCACCTGGCAGGCGCTCGCGTCGACCGCGCTCACGCTGCTCATCGCGCTCCCCGGCGCGTATGTCTTTGCGCGCTTCGAGTTCAGGGGCAAGCAGGTGCTGCGGGCCGCCGTCACGGTGCCGTTCGTGCTGCCGACGGTCGTCGTCGGGACCGCGTTCCTCGCCCTTGTCGGGCGCGGGGGGCTGTTCGACGAGATGTGGGGCCTGCGGCTCGACACGACGGTGTGGGCGATTCTGCTCGCGCACGTCTTCTTCAATTACGCCGTCGTCGTACGGACCGTCGGCGGGCTCTGGTCGCAGCTCGATCCGCGCCAGGAGGAGGCCGCGCGGATGCTCGGCGCCTCGCGCTGGAGGGCCTGGCGGACGGTGACGCTGCCCGCGCTCGGCCCCGCGGTCGCGGCGGCCGCGCTGATGGTCTTCCTGTTCACCTTCACTTCCTTCGGCGTCGTACAGATCCTCGGCGGCCCCGCGTACTCGACGCTCGAAGTCGAGATCTACCGGCAGACCGCCCAGCTCCTCGACCTGTCGACGGCCGCCGTCCTGACGATCGTGCAGTTCGTGGCGGTCGGCCTGATCCTCGCCGTGCACGCGTGGACCGTACGCAGGCGGGAGACCGTCCTGCAGTTGGTCGACGCCTCCACGGTCGCCCGGCGGCCGCGCGGCGTGGGGCAGTGGGCGTTGCTCGGCGGGGTCATGCTGACGATCGCCGTGCTGATCCTGCTGCCGCTCGGCGTGCTGATCGAGCGGTCGCTGAGCGGCCCCGACGGCTATGGCTTCACCTACTACCAGGAGCTGACATCGGCGGAGGGCGGCGCCTTCCTGGTCCCGCCGATCGACGCGGTCTGGAATTCCCTCCAGTACGCGCTCGCCGCCACCGCCATCGCCCTGGTGATCGGCGGTCTCGCCGCGGCGGCGCTCACCCGGAAGGCCGGTCGCCTGGTGCGCGGCTTCGACGCGCTGCTCATGCTGCCGCTCGGGGTGTCCGCGGTGACGGTCGGCTTCGGGTTCCTGATCACGCTGGACGAGCCGCCGCTCGACCTGCGCTCCACCTGGATCCTGGTGCCCCTTGCGCAGGCACTGGTCGGCGTGCCCTTCGTCGTACGCACCATGCTTCCCGTCCTGCGCGCGGTCGACGGACGGCTGCGCGAGGCGGCGGCCGTGCTCGGGGCGTCGCCGCTGCGGGCGTGGCGCGAGGTCGACCTGCCGATGGTGCGGCGGGCGCTGCTGATCGCGGCCGGGTTCGCCTTCGCGGTGTCCCTGGGTGAGTTCGGCGCGACCGTATTCATCGCGCGGCCGGACAATCCGACGCTGCCGGTCGCCGTGGCCCGGCTCCTCGGGCGGGCCGGGGAGCTCAACTACGGGCAGGCGATGGCCCTTTCGACGATCTTGATGGTGGTGTGCGCGGTGTCGCTGCTGCTGCTCGAACGGCTCCGTACCGACCGCACGACTGGGGAGTTCTGATGGGTGTGGCCACGGGAGCGGGTGCGGGTGCCGGTGTGGGGCTGCTGACGCTGGCGGATGCGACGGTGCGGTTCGGGGCGCGGGCCGTGCTCGACCGCGTCGACCTCGAGGTCGCCGAGCACGAGATCGTGTGCGTCCTCGGGCCGAGCGGCAGCGGCAAGTCGACGCTGCTGCGGGCGGTCGCGGGGCTGCAGGAGCTGGACGGCGGGCAGGTGCTGCTCGACGGACGGGACCAGCGGGGGGTGCCCGCGCACAAGCGGGGCGTCGGCCTGATGTTCCAGGACCATCAGCTCTTTCCGCAGCGCGACGTGGCGGGCAATGTCGCCTTCGGGCTGCGGATGCACGGCGTGGCGCGGGGCGAACAGGCCCACCGGGTGGCCGAGTTGCTCGACCTCGTGGGGCTTCCGGGTGCCCAGCGGCGGGCCGTCGCCTCGCTCTCCGGCGGCGAGCAGCAGCGGGTCGCGCTTGCGCGTGCGCTCGCTCCTAGGCCTCGGCTTCTCATGCTCGATGAGCCGCTCGGGCAGCTCGACCGGTCGCTGCGGGAGCGGTTGGTCGTCGAACTCCGCGAGCTCTTCGACGAGTTGGGTACGACGGTGCTCGCGGTCACGCACGACCAGGGCGAGGCGTTCGCGCTCGCGGACCGGGTTGTCGTGATGCGGGATGGGCGGATCGCCCAGTCCGGTACGCCACTTGAGGTGTGGCGGAACCCGGCGGACGAGTTCGTCGCGCGGTTCCTCGGCTTCGACAACGTGGTCGACGCGACGGTGGTCGGTGACGTGGCGGACACCGCCTGGGGGAAGATCCCGGTGCCTTCGGGTGTACGGGACGGCCGGTGCCGGCTCCTGGTGCGGCCCGCCGGGGTGCGGCTTGTGCCCGCCGACGAGGGGATGCCCTGCATGGTGGCGGCGCGGACCTTCCGGGGCACGCATGTCGCCGTACACCTGGAGCCCGGGGCGGGGCCGAGGCTTGAGGCGGCTTGTGCGCTGCGGGATGCGCCTGGGGTGGGGGAGACGGTGGGGGTCGCCTTTGACGTGGGGGATGTCGTGGTTCTGGGCTGAGGTGGCCTGGGGGAGTGGGGGAGTGGGGGCGAAACTCGGGTGCCCGGGCGGCGCGGTCGATCTAGGGTGCGCCTCATGACGTCTTTGGATTACGACCGCCACTGCGCCGAAATCGCAGGTCAGCTGGGCCAGTTGCGGGCCACCCTGGCCGGAGCCGACCTTTCGGCCACGGTGCCGACCTGCCCGGAGTGGTCCCTGGGGTACCTCGCCCGCCACATCGGCGGTGCCGTGCGCTGGGCCGAGCGGCTGGTCGCCACCCGGGCCACGGACGACATCCCGGAGGAGAACGTCCCGGGCATCCGTGGTCCCGAGGGCGACGACCCCGCCGCGCTCGACGCCTGGTTGGCCGAGACCGCTGAGCTGGCCTTGAAGACGCTGCCCGCCGTGAGCGCCGATACCCCGGTGTGGACCTGGGCCGAGCCGCAGAACGCCGGGTTCTGGGCGCGGCGTATGACGCATGAGGTGGCCATTCACCGGGCGGACGCGGCGATTGCCGCGGGGGTTCCGTATGAGGTCGCGGCTGATGTCGCTGCCGATGCGATCGATGAGTGGCTGGAGATCGTGCGGTACGTGCAGCGGTCCCAGCCGGATGACAGTGCTGCTGAGCTGCGGGGTGCGGGGCGCAGCATCCATCTGCACGCGACTGATGCGCCGGCGGGGCTGAATGCCGAGTGGGTCATCGAGTTCGGTGAGGATGGGTTCAGTTGGCGGCGGGGGCATGAGAAGGCGACCGTTGCTCTGCGGGGGCCGCTTACTGAGGTGTTGTTGGCCTTCTATCGGCGGCGGTCTCTGGATGGCGGCACTGTGGAGGTGCTGGGGGAGCGGGAGTTGCTGGAGTTCTGGCTGGAGCGGGCCTCGTTCGGGTGATTCTCTTTCCCCAACCCCGCCCCTTCCCGAAAACCCGCTGCGCGGGGGCCTTGTGTGCCGTCATCACCGGCTTCGCCGAGTTCGTCCTCAAACGCCGGACGGGCTGGAAGGTTCGCCGGGCGGGCTGGAAGGCTCGCCGGATGGGCTGGATGGTTCGCCGGGCGGGCTAGAGGGTTCGCCGGATGGGCTGGAGGGTTCGCCGGGCGGGTTGGAAGGTTCGCGGGGCGGGTTGGAAGGTTCGCGGGGCGGGTTGGAAGGTTCGTCGGGCGGGTTGGAAGGCCGGGTGGCCACCGCCCGACGTCACGAGGTCGTCGTGCTCGCCCCGCCCGGCGGGAGGGATGCCAGTGCGTTCGGGACCTCCTCCACCCTCTCCACCAAGGCGATCGTCGGCTCCATCGAGCGGTCCCGCGCCAGCGCCTGCAGCAGGGGCCAGGCCGGGAGCTTCTGTGTCCAGTGCGTGCGGTTGACCAGGACCATTGGCGCCGGTTCGCCCCGGGACTCGTAGTAGTTGGGGGTCGCCGCGTCGAAGATCTCCTGGACCGTGCCCGCCGCGCCGGGCAGGAAGACGACGCCCGCGTTCGAGCGGGCGAGCAGGCCGTCCTCCCGGGTGGCGTTGGCGAAGTACTTGGCCAGGTGGGTGGCGAAGGCGTTCGGCGGCTCGTGGCCGTAGAACCAGGTGGGGATGCCCACCGACGCGCCGCCGTCCGGCCAGCGCTCACGGACGTCGAAGGCCGCCCGCGCCCACTCGGTGATCGACGGGGTGAAGGAAGGGGCCTTGGAGAGGAGTTCCAGTGCCTCGTCCAGCATCTCGTCGCGGAAGACTGACGCGTACGCGCCCAGGTTCGCGGCCTCCATGGCGCCGGGGCCGCCGCCCGTCGCGACCACGAAACCCGCGCGGGCGAGCGAACGGCCGAGCCGCGCCGCACCCTCGTACGCTTCCGAGCCACGGGCCATCGCGTGGCCGCCCATGACGCCCACCACCCGTGCGCCGACGAGCAGTTCGTCGAGGGCGTCGGAGATCGCGTCGTCGTGGATCGCGCGGAGCATCGAGGAGAAGATGTCCCCGTCCGCCTTGGTCTCCTGGAACCAGGCGTACGCGCGGGCGTCCGGCGTCGCGTCGTACCCGCCTTCGGCGAGCCCGGCGAACAACTCGTCGGGTGTGTAGAGAAGGCCTCGGTACGGGTCGAACGGCAGACCCGGCACCGGCGGGAACACCAGCGCCCCCGCGGCCCGCATCGCGTCGGCCGCGCCCTCTTCCATCAGACAGCCGAGGAAGACGGCGCCCTTGGCGGCGCAGGACCGCAGCACCTGCGTACGCTCCGTCAGATCTATGCCCTGGACGCGGACTCCCGCCAGCGAGCCCCGCGCGGCGACCTCGTCGAACTCGGCGAGGGTCTCGATCTCACGGTCGCCGCCCGGGAGTTGGGCGGGCGATGACGCGTGGGCGGATGCGGGTTCGGGAGTCGACTGCATCCGCCCATGCTAAGCAGGCACCGCCGGGCCGTCGTGCTCAGCCCTCGACGGCGGTCGGGTCCATCCACATGATCTCCCACGTGTGGCCGTCCAGGTCGTCGAAGCTGCGGCCGTACATCATGCCGTAGTCCTGCGTACGGCCCTCGGTGGCGCCGGCCGCCACGGCCTTGTCGACCAGCTCGTCGACCTTCTCGCGGCTCTCGGCGCTCAGACAGAGCAGCGCCTCGCTGGTCGTGGTCGAGTCCGCGATCTGCTTCGTCGTGAAGTCCTGGTAGCGCTTCTTGCCGAGCATCATCGCGACGATGGTGTCGCTGATCACGACGCAGGCGCAGTCGTCCGTGGTGAACTGCGGGTTGATCGTGTAGCCGAGCTCCGTGAAGAACTTCTTCGTGCTGTCGACGTCGTTCACGGCGAGGTTGACGAAGATCATCTGCTGGTACATGAGTGTCTCTCCCGTTGAGCTCTGTGTGGTTGGTGCGTCGTGTGCCGTACGGAGGGGTAGACGTCCGTTCGACGCGGAACTCATCGGAGGACGCGAACTTTTTTCTCCGGCTCGGACGACAGGCAGCCTCGGACGACAGGCAGCCTCGGACGAGCGGCAGCCTCACACGAGAGGCAGTGCCGCCAGCTCCGCCACCAACCACGTCAGCGGGCCGAACAAGGCCGCGAGCGCGCCCGCACGCAGCGCCGCCGAGCCGCGCAGCATCGTCATCGGCGCCCCCAGCTGCAGCAGCGCGGCCGTCGTGTCCGAGCGCGCGTTCTTCGCCTCGATCGCGGCCGTGGCCAGGGTGAGGACCGCGCAGCCCACGACGAGCAGCGAGCCGAGCGTGGTCAGCGGACCGATGTCGGGGCGGCTGCCGGAGTACAGCGACAGCGCCGCGTACCCGCCCGACGCCACCGCGCACAGCACCCCGAGCGGCCGGCCGATCCGCCGCGCCTCCTCCTGGAGCGCGCGCCCCGCGAGCAGCCGCATCGCGCCGGGCCGTACCGACTGCAGGATTCGTCCGCAGAGGTAGGTGAGGCCGGGCCCCGCGACCGCAAGGCCGAGCGCCGTGAGCCCCCATCCGGCGAGCACACCCCCGGAGCCGCCGTTGAGGCCGCCCGGCATGGCGAGGGCTGACTCCCCGGCGGCCCCGCCCGCCCGGCTCGCGTACGTCTCGACGGCGAGACCCGCGGCGAGCAGCGCGACACCCCAGGGCAGCCCGCTCGGGGCGGCAGCGGGGGCGTCCGGCCGCTCCGGGTCGTCCTGCTCCTGCTGGGTGCCGCGCTTCGCGGGGCGCGGCCGGAGCACGAGGGCGCTGGCCACCGAGGCGGTCAGCGGCACCAGGGTGAGCAGGGTCAGCGCGGCGGCGAGCGGCAACGGCGTGTCGGCGGCGAGCAGTTCGGCCGCCGCACCGTCGAACGGGAGCCCTGTCAGATCGCCCCGCAGGTGCAGGAAGAACAGCAGCGCCACCATCGAGCCGAGCGAGCAGGCCACGGCCGTGGAGATCGCGGCGAGCACCGTGAGCCGGGCCGGGCCGAGCCCCACGGCGGAGAGTCCGGAGCGCGGCCGCGTCGCCGGATCGGTACGGGCGACGGTGACGGCGAAGTACACGGTGGCGGCGATCGGCGCCACGCACCAGGCGAGCCGAAGGGCGGCCCCGCCGGACGCTTCCGGGTGGCCCATCGCGTACCCCAGCGTGCACAGCAGCAGGAAGCCGGTGCCCGCCGAAGCGGCGGCGACGAGCAGGCGGCGCAGCTGGACCAGGGGACGGGCGCCGCGGGCTAGACGGAGAGCGAGCACGCGGCCCGGCCTTCCGCGTCGGCGTCGCCCGCGACGGAGCCCTCACCCGAGCCCTCGCCGGCGTCCGCGTCCGCCCTGGTGGCCGGGGCGGCATCACCCGCCGCCTCCGGCAGATGCACCGTGTTCACGCGCCGCCCGTCCAGCAGCGGGACCGTGCGGTCGGCGAGGGCCGCGACCTCGGCGTCGTGCGTGGCAAGGACCACCGTGATGCCGTGCGAGCGGGCCGCGGTCGTCAGCGTACGAAGGACGTGTGCGCGGTCGGCGCGGTGCAGGGGCGCGGTCGGCTCGTCGGCGAAGATCACCGGCGGCATGGTGACCAGGGCGCGGGCGATGACGACGCGCTGGCGCTGGGCCTGGAGCAGGGCGTGCGGACGCTTGCGGGCGCAGTCGCCGATGTCGAGGCGCTCCATCCACTCCTGGGCGACGGTCCGGGAGCCGCGGTTCGACGTGCCGCGCAGCATCAGCGGCAGCGCGACGTTCTCCCAGGCGGTGAGCTCGGGCACCAGGTGCGGCTCCGGGTCGATCCAGCCGAAGCGGTCGCGG
Proteins encoded in this region:
- a CDS encoding VOC family protein, which codes for MYQQMIFVNLAVNDVDSTKKFFTELGYTINPQFTTDDCACVVISDTIVAMMLGKKRYQDFTTKQIADSTTTSEALLCLSAESREKVDELVDKAVAAGATEGRTQDYGMMYGRSFDDLDGHTWEIMWMDPTAVEG
- a CDS encoding ABC transporter ATP-binding protein, with translation MGVATGAGAGAGVGLLTLADATVRFGARAVLDRVDLEVAEHEIVCVLGPSGSGKSTLLRAVAGLQELDGGQVLLDGRDQRGVPAHKRGVGLMFQDHQLFPQRDVAGNVAFGLRMHGVARGEQAHRVAELLDLVGLPGAQRRAVASLSGGEQQRVALARALAPRPRLLMLDEPLGQLDRSLRERLVVELRELFDELGTTVLAVTHDQGEAFALADRVVVMRDGRIAQSGTPLEVWRNPADEFVARFLGFDNVVDATVVGDVADTAWGKIPVPSGVRDGRCRLLVRPAGVRLVPADEGMPCMVAARTFRGTHVAVHLEPGAGPRLEAACALRDAPGVGETVGVAFDVGDVVVLG
- a CDS encoding ABC transporter ATP-binding protein, which translates into the protein MVAPPDNDVLWARALHVTHNGSPALTGVSIGVREGEILAVSGPRGSGKTTLLRCLSGQLLPERGEVWFNSTPVHTMGLAVRERLRRDRFGWIDPEPHLVPELTAWENVALPLMLRGTSNRGSRTVAQEWMERLDIGDCARKRPHALLQAQRQRVVIARALVTMPPVIFADEPTAPLHRADRAHVLRTLTTAARSHGITVVLATHDAEVAALADRTVPLLDGRRVNTVHLPEAAGDAAPATRADADAGEGSGEGSVAGDADAEGRAACSLSV
- a CDS encoding maleylpyruvate isomerase family mycothiol-dependent enzyme — encoded protein: MTSLDYDRHCAEIAGQLGQLRATLAGADLSATVPTCPEWSLGYLARHIGGAVRWAERLVATRATDDIPEENVPGIRGPEGDDPAALDAWLAETAELALKTLPAVSADTPVWTWAEPQNAGFWARRMTHEVAIHRADAAIAAGVPYEVAADVAADAIDEWLEIVRYVQRSQPDDSAAELRGAGRSIHLHATDAPAGLNAEWVIEFGEDGFSWRRGHEKATVALRGPLTEVLLAFYRRRSLDGGTVEVLGERELLEFWLERASFG
- a CDS encoding iron ABC transporter permease, with the translated sequence MDLARTEVKAPARKGFTRGSAARLGLMAVPVAFFAVFFAYPVAAIVARGLKVDGEWQFGRIAEVIGQSDVRHVLWFTTWQALASTALTLLIALPGAYVFARFEFRGKQVLRAAVTVPFVLPTVVVGTAFLALVGRGGLFDEMWGLRLDTTVWAILLAHVFFNYAVVVRTVGGLWSQLDPRQEEAARMLGASRWRAWRTVTLPALGPAVAAAALMVFLFTFTSFGVVQILGGPAYSTLEVEIYRQTAQLLDLSTAAVLTIVQFVAVGLILAVHAWTVRRRETVLQLVDASTVARRPRGVGQWALLGGVMLTIAVLILLPLGVLIERSLSGPDGYGFTYYQELTSAEGGAFLVPPIDAVWNSLQYALAATAIALVIGGLAAAALTRKAGRLVRGFDALLMLPLGVSAVTVGFGFLITLDEPPLDLRSTWILVPLAQALVGVPFVVRTMLPVLRAVDGRLREAAAVLGASPLRAWREVDLPMVRRALLIAAGFAFAVSLGEFGATVFIARPDNPTLPVAVARLLGRAGELNYGQAMALSTILMVVCAVSLLLLERLRTDRTTGEF
- a CDS encoding LOG family protein, which codes for MQSTPEPASAHASSPAQLPGGDREIETLAEFDEVAARGSLAGVRVQGIDLTERTQVLRSCAAKGAVFLGCLMEEGAADAMRAAGALVFPPVPGLPFDPYRGLLYTPDELFAGLAEGGYDATPDARAYAWFQETKADGDIFSSMLRAIHDDAISDALDELLVGARVVGVMGGHAMARGSEAYEGAARLGRSLARAGFVVATGGGPGAMEAANLGAYASVFRDEMLDEALELLSKAPSFTPSITEWARAAFDVRERWPDGGASVGIPTWFYGHEPPNAFATHLAKYFANATREDGLLARSNAGVVFLPGAAGTVQEIFDAATPNYYESRGEPAPMVLVNRTHWTQKLPAWPLLQALARDRSMEPTIALVERVEEVPNALASLPPGGASTTTS
- the rlmN gene encoding 23S rRNA (adenine(2503)-C(2))-methyltransferase RlmN yields the protein MPVPGELTFVAPRGAKKPPRHLADLTPAERKEAVAAAGEKPFRAKQLSQHYFARYAHDPEQWTDIPAGSRGKLQEALLPELMSVVRHISCDDDTTRKTLWRLFDGTLVESVLMRYPDRVTMCISSQAGCGMNCPFCATGQAGLDRNLSTAEIVHQIVDGMRALRDGEIPGGPARLSNIVFMGMGEPLANYNRVIGAIRRLTDPEPDGVGLSQRGITVSTVGLVPAIHRFADEGFKCRLAISLHAPDDELRDTLVPVNTRWNVREVLDAGWEYAAKSGRRLSIEYALIRDINDHAWRGDRLGRLLKNKPVHVNLIPLNPTPGSKWTASRPEDEKAFVDAIAAHGVPVTVRDTRGQEIDGACGQLAASER
- a CDS encoding thiamine ABC transporter substrate binding subunit encodes the protein MSTTKKVTVTAVAVTLGIVALSACGSSDGSGDNAADSKNVTLVSHDSFAVSKDVLKEFEKRSGYKVSVLKDGDAGAAVNKAILSKDNPQGDVFFGVDNTLLSRALDNDLFQSYEAKGSDQIASQFRVDQDKHRVTPVDSGDICVNYDKKYFADKKLAPPKSFDDLVKPAYKNLLVTENASTSSPGLGFLLGTAAQYGDDGWQGYWKKLKANGVKVVDGWEQAYSEEFSGSTGGKKAKGDRPLVVSYASSPPVEVLYAKPQPKEAPTGVATGTCFRQVEYAGLLGNAKNEKGGKALLDFLISTEFQQDMPLNMFVNPVREGVELPELFVKHGVKVDEPETMAPKKIADNRDQWVKSWTSLVLK